In the genome of Gloeotrichia echinulata CP02, one region contains:
- the rlmN gene encoding 23S rRNA (adenine(2503)-C(2))-methyltransferase RlmN, producing the protein MSATPQVSPNPGKLESIPPLLGGSLPELTAWVQQQGQPAYRGKQLHDWLYHKGVRSLSDISVFSKNWRAEVAEVPIGRSTLHYRSMAPDGTVKYLLRLTDGLIIETVGIPSDKRLTVCVSTQVGCPMACDFCATGKGGYKRNLGRHEIVDQVLTVSEDFQQRVSHVVFMGMGEPLLNTDHVLAALKCLNQDVGIGQRSLTVSTVGIRDRIHQLAQHHLQITLAVSLHAPNQPLREQLIPSAHSYPLEDLLAECREYVEITGRRVTFEYILLAGVNDLPQHALQLAKCLRGFQSHVNLIPYNPIDEVDYKRPNRDRIQAFVNILKQQQIAVSVRYSRGLEADAACGQLRTSQENL; encoded by the coding sequence ATGTCTGCTACCCCTCAAGTCTCACCCAATCCCGGAAAATTAGAATCGATTCCCCCCCTCCTCGGTGGTTCACTTCCAGAGTTAACCGCTTGGGTACAGCAACAGGGACAACCTGCTTATAGAGGTAAGCAGCTACATGATTGGCTATATCACAAAGGAGTGCGATCGCTGTCTGATATCTCTGTCTTTTCCAAAAATTGGCGTGCTGAAGTTGCAGAAGTCCCCATTGGGCGCTCAACTCTACACTACCGCTCTATGGCGCCCGATGGCACTGTTAAATATCTGCTGCGACTTACAGATGGGCTAATTATTGAAACTGTTGGTATTCCCAGCGACAAGCGTTTAACAGTCTGCGTCTCGACTCAGGTGGGTTGTCCAATGGCCTGTGATTTCTGTGCTACGGGGAAGGGAGGCTACAAACGCAACCTGGGACGCCATGAAATTGTTGATCAGGTGTTGACTGTCTCTGAAGATTTTCAGCAGCGGGTGAGTCATGTAGTATTCATGGGTATGGGTGAACCGTTGCTCAATACTGATCATGTTTTAGCAGCCCTGAAATGTTTAAATCAAGATGTCGGTATTGGACAGCGATCGCTGACTGTCTCTACTGTAGGTATACGCGATCGCATTCATCAACTCGCCCAACATCATTTGCAAATCACTCTCGCGGTCAGTCTCCACGCGCCCAATCAACCACTGCGAGAACAATTGATACCCAGCGCCCATTCTTATCCTTTGGAAGATTTGCTGGCGGAATGTCGGGAATATGTCGAAATCACTGGACGACGTGTAACGTTTGAATATATTCTGCTCGCCGGTGTCAACGATTTGCCACAACATGCATTACAATTGGCAAAATGTCTGCGCGGTTTTCAAAGTCATGTAAATTTGATTCCCTACAACCCCATTGATGAAGTAGACTACAAACGCCCAAACCGTGATCGTATTCAAGCCTTTGTTAACATCCTCAAGCAGCAACAAATTGCTGTAAGTGTCCGCTACTCCCGTGGTTTAGAAGCTGATGCTGCTTGTGGACAATTGAGAACGAGTCAAGAAAATTTATGA
- a CDS encoding replication restart DNA helicase PriA: protein MQIVQKICCPNCGSKAERYYISDSEITRTQCPTCDYLMISCTRTGRVIEAYAPGIHKKSRVV, encoded by the coding sequence ATGCAGATAGTACAAAAAATTTGCTGTCCAAACTGCGGTAGTAAAGCGGAGCGTTATTATATATCTGATAGCGAAATAACTCGGACACAATGCCCAACTTGTGATTACTTGATGATTAGTTGCACCCGCACTGGTAGAGTAATTGAAGCTTATGCGCCAGGTATTCACAAAAAATCACGGGTCGTGTAG